The genomic window GACGCCGGTGCGCAGCACCTCCTCGGTCAGCCGCAGGCACTGCCGGGCCTGCGCCTGGCCTGCGCACCGGGCCCGCAGGGCGTGCGCGATCACCGCCATCGCGCGGCCGTCGCCGGCCTCGCGCCAGTGGTCGAAGGCCGCGAGCAGGTCCGCCCGGGTCTCGGGCCCCGGCGCCGGGCGGCCGCCGGTCGCTGCGGCGTCGGCGGCGGCGCGGAAGTGCTCGGCGTGCGCCTGCCGCAGTGCCGCGTGCACCGGCAGCCGGGCCAGCAGGCCGGCCGCGGCCAGCCGTACGGCGTGCGGGACGCTCAACCGCAGCTCGCCCCGCGGCCGTTCGTCGGGGACCAGCACGCTCTTGTCGATGAGCCCTTCCATCGTCCGGTAGGCGGCGCGGTGGAAGCCGTCCAGGACGCCGACGGCCGCGCGCATGGTGAACGGGCCCTGGAAGACGGCCAGATGGATCAGCTGGGTGCGCTCGTCGGGGTGCAGCCTGGCGAACACCCAGGAGACCATGTCGCCGATGCTGGAGTGCCGGGAGTACGGGTGGTGGTCGATCCTGTGCAGGTCGCCGGGGCCGCGCTCGAAGCGCTCCAGGATCAGGTCGGGTTCGGCCAGCGTGACCTGGGAGGCGGCCAGTTCGATGGCCAGCGGCAGCCCGCCGGCCTGCCGGCACAGGGCCAGCACGAAGCGCGAGTTCTCCGGCGTCAGGGCGAATTCGGGCCGTACCGACCGCGCGCACTGCACGAAGAGCTCCACGGCCGGTATCCGGGCGACGGCGGACGGCATGTCCTCCGCCGGGCTGCCGGTCGCAAGCGGCCCGATCCGCACGACCCGCTCGCCGTACAGGCCGAGGCGGGCGGTGCCGACGCAGACGATGCGCAACTGCGGGCAGCAGCGGCGGAATTCAGCGAGCAGCGGCGCGAGGTCGTCGGCGACGTCCTCGTAGTGGTCGAAGAGCAGGGTGTGCTTGCCCGCCGCGACCCGCTCCAGGGCCTTCCTGACGGCCGGCGAACCCTCGTAACACTGCTCCCTGAGCTGGCGGAGCATGAGGCCGGCCACCGAGGTGTCGCTCACCTGGGCGAAGTCGAAGACCTCGACGCCGCCGCCGGGGCCGGTCCCCCGGTGGCGGAAGAACTCCATCACCAGCCGGCTCTTGCCCACCCCGGCGGGCCCGGTCACGGTGACCAGGCCGGCGTCCGGGGCGGCGGTCACGGCGGCCAGCCGCTCCAGGTCGCGGGAGCGGCCGAGGAGCGCCGTCGGGGTGGTGCCGATGTATCCGGCAGGAGTCGTCATCCGGCTGAGCAGCAGGTCGCCGAGGCCGGAGGTGTTCTCGTGCCCTTTCGTCGGAGCTGTGACGGCGCCGGTCATGGCATCGCATGCCCTCCCGTGGTGCGTCGGACTCCCCGCTCTCACCCCTGGTGACCGCTACCGGGCGAAGATCAGCGTGGTCGGCGACAGCGTGGTCTCGAACGTGATGTCGTCGTAGCCGGTCTTGCTCAGCCAGCCGTGGTAGTCCGCGCGCCGCCAGGTGCTGCCGTGCCGGCTCTTGAGCAGCATCTCCGAGGCGAAGGTCAGCGGGTACGGCGGCCCGCTGCGGTCGTCGTCCACCACGTAGTCGGAGACGACCAGGGTGCCGCCGGGCTTCAGGACGCTGCGCACCCGGGCGAAGAGCGCCATGTTGTCCTCGGGGCCCTCCTGGTGGGCGATGTTGGAGTAGACGACGATGTCGTAGGCGGCGGCCTCGCCGAGGTCGGTGGAGTGGAAGTCGCCGTCCACGTAGTCGACCCGGTCGGCGACGCCGCGCTCGGCGAGCAGCCGGCGGGCGATGGCGTTGATCGGTGCCCAGTCGAGCTGGGTGGAGCGGGCGGCGGGGTTGCGCTCGAGCCAGGCGGCCGAGTAGACGCCGGAGCCGCCGCCGATGTCGAGGATGGAGATCTCGCCGGCCTCCTCGATCCGCAGCGTGTCGGCGGCGGCCTGCGCCACCGGGACGGACTGCGCGGCGAGGGCCTGGACCAGCTCCTCCCAGTGCGGGTTGTCGGCCACCTCCACCACCGCGTCGGTCAGCGGGCCGCCGGCCCGCACGACGTCGGGCAGCCCGGCCAGCGAGGCCATGTGGCCGGCCTTGAGCTTGGCGAAGCCGCTCAGGCAGGTGGGCCGGCCCTCGACCAGGAAGGCGGAGGCCTCCGGGGTGTTGTGGTAGCGGCCGTCCCGCAGTTCGACCAGGCCGACGCTGACCAGGCCGTCCAGCAGGGCCTGGGCGCCCCGGTGCGAGATCGCGGCGCGGTCGGCCAGCTGGTCGGCGGTGGTGGCGCCGTCCTCCAGGTGGGTGAACACCGAGTGGGTCGCGGCCGCACCGACGATGCCGGTGGCCCAGTAGCCGGTGATGAGCCGCATGATCCGGTCCGACGTCGGGGCGCTGCTGGTCATGACGTGCCTTCCTGGTTCTCGCCCGGGGTGGCGGGCTGCTTCTCGGCGGGGGCCGCGGACCGCCGCCGCGGGTCGGCGTGGCCGCGCACCGCGGCGCGCAGGGCGTGCGCGACCTGCTCCGCGTGGTCCACGGTGAGTTCGGCGTGCATGGGGATGGCGAGCTGCCGCCGGAAGAGGTCGGCGGAGACCGGGCAGGACTGCTTGGACTCGTAGACCGGTTGCAGATGGCTCGCCCACGTACCGTGCCCGCAGCCGATGCCCTGGGCGCGCAGGTCGGCGGCGACGGCGGCGCGGTCGACGGACGGGTCGAGTGCGACCAGGTAGGACTGCCAGGCGTGGGTGCGGTCCTCGGGGACGTGCGGCAGGGTCAACAGCTCTTCGCCGGCGAGCAGTTCGGCGTAGCGCGCGGCCACCGCGTTGCGGCGCTCCAGCAGTTCGCCGATCCGGCCCAGCTGGACCTGGAGGATCGCGGCGGCGATGTCGGAGAGCTTGTAGTTGTAGCCGATCTCGGTGAACTCCGGGATCGGCAGGCCGACGATCTGCGACTTGTCGAAGATGCTGCCGATGCCGAAGGACGAGCGCAGCCGCACGTCCGCGCCGATCGCCGGGTCGGCGGCGAGCAGGGCGCCGCCCTCGCCGCTGGTGATGCCCTTGCGGCCGTGGAAGGACAGGCAGGAGATCGGTGCCAGCGCCCCGGCCGGGCGGCCGCGGTAGGTGGCGCCGACCGCGCAGGCGGCGTCCTCGATGAGGAACAGCCCGTGGCGTTCGGTGAGCGAGAGCAGTTCGGCGTAGTCGGCGGGCAGGCCCACCGTGTCGACCGCGATCACGCCGACCGTGCGCGGGCCGATCAGGTCGGCGACCGCCTGCGGGTCGATGGTGCCGGTGTCGGGGCGCGCGTCGGCGAAGACCGGGACGGCGCCGACGTAGCGAGCCGCGTGCGCCGGGGCGGGGAAGGTGTAGTCGGC from Streptomyces sp. NBC_01198 includes these protein-coding regions:
- a CDS encoding helix-turn-helix transcriptional regulator, with the translated sequence MTGAVTAPTKGHENTSGLGDLLLSRMTTPAGYIGTTPTALLGRSRDLERLAAVTAAPDAGLVTVTGPAGVGKSRLVMEFFRHRGTGPGGGVEVFDFAQVSDTSVAGLMLRQLREQCYEGSPAVRKALERVAAGKHTLLFDHYEDVADDLAPLLAEFRRCCPQLRIVCVGTARLGLYGERVVRIGPLATGSPAEDMPSAVARIPAVELFVQCARSVRPEFALTPENSRFVLALCRQAGGLPLAIELAASQVTLAEPDLILERFERGPGDLHRIDHHPYSRHSSIGDMVSWVFARLHPDERTQLIHLAVFQGPFTMRAAVGVLDGFHRAAYRTMEGLIDKSVLVPDERPRGELRLSVPHAVRLAAAGLLARLPVHAALRQAHAEHFRAAADAAATGGRPAPGPETRADLLAAFDHWREAGDGRAMAVIAHALRARCAGQAQARQCLRLTEEVLRTGVDDPRLHARTLEAAGALALRLCAPAARDHLTRACDAHRTAGDEPGALRCLALLGEEAYAAGDLDRARRRFEDCLASDAAAPTRRHLTRRLAAVLRDAGDLPRAAELALTALEAELGGAADAGEQAGAAPPDGYRDEAGGAVLARYVLATVRWLEHDSAQARALFADAAGQIGALPDTAPERPECLEILVIALRKWRRVTDWRLLTATLALADHLRRHQDGPPRPKPLHDLVAGTLAQAAQQLTAAEYACARRSGPDLPWQTPLRLIPPAPAPSPAPPVPGAPRDVPPDVAAALTKRELEVALLVAEGLTNRIIARDLGIAEWTVVNHLRKVMRKLSCQSRVQVTRRLSAP
- a CDS encoding class I SAM-dependent methyltransferase, yielding MTSSAPTSDRIMRLITGYWATGIVGAAATHSVFTHLEDGATTADQLADRAAISHRGAQALLDGLVSVGLVELRDGRYHNTPEASAFLVEGRPTCLSGFAKLKAGHMASLAGLPDVVRAGGPLTDAVVEVADNPHWEELVQALAAQSVPVAQAAADTLRIEEAGEISILDIGGGSGVYSAAWLERNPAARSTQLDWAPINAIARRLLAERGVADRVDYVDGDFHSTDLGEAAAYDIVVYSNIAHQEGPEDNMALFARVRSVLKPGGTLVVSDYVVDDDRSGPPYPLTFASEMLLKSRHGSTWRRADYHGWLSKTGYDDITFETTLSPTTLIFAR
- a CDS encoding DegT/DnrJ/EryC1/StrS family aminotransferase, which encodes MNPIPLVHASLGKQELAAVEEVFASDWTAGQGPRGKALEKELAERYGVADAVTLSSCAAALHLALLALGVRPGDEVIVADYTFPAPAHAARYVGAVPVFADARPDTGTIDPQAVADLIGPRTVGVIAVDTVGLPADYAELLSLTERHGLFLIEDAACAVGATYRGRPAGALAPISCLSFHGRKGITSGEGGALLAADPAIGADVRLRSSFGIGSIFDKSQIVGLPIPEFTEIGYNYKLSDIAAAILQVQLGRIGELLERRNAVAARYAELLAGEELLTLPHVPEDRTHAWQSYLVALDPSVDRAAVAADLRAQGIGCGHGTWASHLQPVYESKQSCPVSADLFRRQLAIPMHAELTVDHAEQVAHALRAAVRGHADPRRRSAAPAEKQPATPGENQEGTS